AGAGTCACCGGCAGAGGCTGGACGTCGCCGCGATAGGACTTGCCGGAGACGGTGATGTAGGAGCGCTTGCCGATCCACATGTACTGAATGCAGAACACCAGCAGCGAGAAGAGCAGCAGGAACGCGCCGAGGGTGCTGGCCGCCTGGTAGTCGAGCTGCGATCCGGTGATGTAGAAGTAGATCTGCGTCGCCAGCACGTCGAAGTTGCCCCCCAGCACCAGCGGGTTACTGAAGTCCGCCAGCGACTGGACGATGACGATCAGGAAGGCGTTGGCCAGGGCCGGTTTCAGCAGCGGCACAAAGACGCCGTTAAAGGTCTGCCAGCGGCTGGCGCGCAGGGTGTAGGACGCCTCTTCCAGCGACGGATGAATGGTCTTGATCGCCCCGTCGAGGATCATAAATGCCATCGGGGTGAAGGCCAGCACCTGCGCCAGCCAGATGCCGGTGAAGCCGTACAGCCAGTTGGTGTTGGTCAGCCCGAACCAGTCGACCATCAGCTCGGTGATGTAGCCCGAGCGGCCCATCATTAGCGTCACGCCGAGGCCCACCACGAACGGCGGGGTGACGATCGGCAGGATCGAGAAGATGCGCCCGATGATGGCGCTGCGCTTCGCGATGCGGGTGGTGTAGATCGCCAGCACCAGGCCGAAGAAGGTGCAGCCGATCCCGACCGCCACACAGAGCAGGATCGAGTTTATGATCACCTGAATAATGTGCGACTGCGACAGCACGTTCATAAACGCCAGCGGGGCGAACTCGCCTGCGTCATTGGTGAACATCGGAATAAAGATGGCGATGCTCGGCCAGACGATAAAGATGCCGATCAGCGCGACGATGGCGATCAGCGAGCCGATGACAAAGCGGTCGCCGCCCAGCCATTCTAGGCGGGTCAGGGCCAGGGTCATGATCGAACCCAGCGCCACAAACAGCACGATGGTGGCATAGCCTAAACCGCGCCCTTCGAGGGTGGCGCTGATGACCACAAAGGCCATGCACAGCAGGGCCCAGCCGGCGTCGAGGTAGTGGCGGCTGCGCTGCTCGCGCTTCGCTTCACTGAACGGGCGCACCAGCAGCAGGGTGGGGAGCAGATACCACAGCCAGCTGATGTTGAAGTGCGACCAGCTGTAGGCGTCGAGGATCTCGTCCCCGGTGGACTCCAGCAGGCCGTAATCCAGGCTCCAGCTCGGCAGCAGGGCAAAGGCCAGCCAGCCGACGAAAACCCAAAGGAAGACCGCATCCCGTTTTTTCACGGGATGAAGAGCGAGTGTCTGTGACATAGGTGTTCCGGGTGTTGATGAATGTTGTAGGCCGGGTAAGGCGTAGCCGCCACCCGGCATTTACCGCACGAGTGGGCTTATTTACCCATCTTCACGTCGCTGACCCACTTGTTGATCAGCGCCTTGCGCACGTCCGTTGAGCCGTACTTGTCCATGTCGTAGCTGATCAGCTTCAGGTCATCCAGCTTCAGCGAGTTCGGGGAGGTCTCGGCGGTGGTGTTGGTCAGGATCTGATAGGACTTGCCCTGCTTCCACGCCAGCTCCTGAGCCTCTTTCGACAGCACCCAGTCGACGAACAGCTTCGCGTTCTCTTCGTTACGCGCGCCCTTCAGGATGCTGACGCCGCCAATCTCATACCCGGTGCCTTCGCACGGAGAGATCAGCTCCAGCGGGGCGCCCTGCTCTTTTTCCAGGGAATAGTCATGCAGGAAGCCGATGCCGATGGCCGTTTCACCGCGCGCGGCGTTACGCGCCGGGGCGATGCCCGATTTGGTGTACTGGGAGACGTTGCCGTTCAGCTGCTTCAGGTAGTCGAAGGCCTGGTCTTCCCCCCACAGCTGGACGAAGGTCGCCAGCGCGGTGTAGGCGGTGCCGGAGCTTTGCGGATCGGCAATCTGGATCTCGCCCTTGTATTCCGGTTTGGTCAGATCTTTCCAGCACTTCGGCACCGGCAGGTTCTTCTCTTTCAGGCGCTGGGTGTTAACGCCAAAGCCCAGAATGCCCACGTAAACGGCGGAGGAGAGGTTGCCTTTCACCTTCGCCGGATCGCGGAATTTCTCCATGATCTGCTCGAGGTTCTTCGATTTGTACGGCTGCAGCAGCCCCATTTCACCGGCCTGGGACTGCGGATCCAGGGTGCCGCCGTACCAGACGTCGGCCTGCGGGTTTTTCTTCTCGGCATCCACTTTCGCCAGCGTACTGCCGGAGCCGTTGCGAATAAACGAGGTTTTGACGTCGTACTTATCGCCAAACGCTTTGGTTTCGGCTTCGCACATTTCGTTGGTGGCGCTGCAGTAGACCACCAGACGGCCTTTGGCCTGTGCGGCACCGGTTAAGGTCGCCAGCGCGATCCCGGAAGCAATGAGGGTAGAGAGAAGCGTTGTTTTCATTATTCAGCCCTTTTATGACGTTATGTGACTGCGAGAAGCGGTGATGCCCGCCATCAGCAGGGGCATCAGGAGTAAACCCATCAGTACGGCGGCGATGGAGAGCAAACTGAACATCCCCGACCAGCCGTAGCGTTCGATAACCTGCGACAGCGGCCACCCGGCCAGCGCCGCCCCCAGATAAGCGAACACGCCAAGAAAACCGGTAATCGAGCCTGCTGCCTGCTTGTGTCCGCACTCCACGGCGGCAAGGCCGATGAGCATCTGCGGACCAAAGACAAAAAATCCCACCGTAAAAAAGCACATCGCCAGCAGGGCGTAGTGGTGAACCGGGGCCAGCCACAGGGCGGCGACCGACACCATCAGCCCCAGCGTGAACAGCAAAATCATCGGCGCCCGCTGGCCGCTGAACAGCAGATCCGAACCCCAACCGGCGAACAGCGCCCCGAGCAGGCCGCCGACCTCAAACAGCATCACCGTGGCGTTGGCGCTCAGCAGGTTTACCCCGTGGCTCTCCGCCAGCCAGATGTTGCCCCAGTCGTTGAGGGCGATGCGGATGAGATACACCAGCACATAGGACGCCCCGAGCAGCCAGATCATCGGGTTTTGCAGCATGGTGGTGCGTAACATCTGCCACAGCCCCATCGGCGGGCTCTGCTGTTCCTGGCGCAGTTCCAGCGGATCGTTGCGCCACTCCCCGACCGTCGGCAGACCCTCTTCCTGCGGTGTGCCCCGCAGTTGTGTGGTCAGCCACAGGCCGAGCACGATACTGATGATCCCCGGTGTCAGCATCGCTGCCTGCCAGCCCCAGCGATGGGCGGCGAAGGCACAGATCAGCGGAATAATGGCTCCACCGATGTTGATAGAGGTGTTCCAGCATCCCCACCAGAAGCCGCGCTCGTTGCGCGAGTACCAGTGGGTGAGCAACCTGGCGCAGGGCGGCCATCCCCATCCCTGAAAGAAGCCGTTCAGCGTCCAGATAAACAGCAGCAGCGGCAGGGAATCCCCGAAGGCGAACAGCACGTTCAGCACCCCGGTCGCCATCAGGCCGATGCCCATAAAGGCCCGCTGGCCTTTACTGTCATGCCACAGCCCGGCGGCAAATTTCGACAGGCCGTAGCTGAGGTAAAACAGCGACCCGATCAGGCCGATATCGCTCTTGCTCAGCCCCAAATCCAGCTGCAGCGCGGGCAGGACATAGTTGAGGCTTTTACGCGTCAGGTAGAACGCGGCGTAGCCAATCACCATGCAGAGCAGCAGTCGCGGGCGCAGTGCCCGGTAGCGTTGTGTAACCTGTTCAGCTGACAGTGCGGACATGGCGTTCTCCGTTTGCATTGACTGTATGAAAGCGCGACGAAAAAGGGATGAGAGAAAGTCTGGCGTGACTAAGACTTTTTCCTGGTTAGCGGTGTGTTTGTTGCAAAACTGTGGGCAGGTTAACAATTACGCGCGTGCCGCCCTGCGACTCCAGCGTGAACTCCCCGCCCAGGGCATGCACCCGCTCGCGCATCCCCTGGATGCCGAAGCCGGGGATCTGCTGCGTGCTGATGCCGCTGCCGTTATCTTTTACCTCCAGACGCAGCTGGTTATCGTGCTCGCAGAGCAGGACGCTGACCTCGCTGGCGTTGGCGTGTTTGCTGACGTTATTCAGCAGTTCCTGGAGTAATCGATAGAGGGTGAACACCAGGGTTTCGCTCTGGGGCGGGGCGCTGAGCCGGTAATCGAACCGGCACTGAATGCCGCGCTCGGCAAAGGCGAACTCGTTCACCAGGTGGTGCAGCGCCTCGTTTAAGGAGAGTTCGTCCAGCACCGGAGGGCGAAGCTGGCGCAGCAGCTGGCGGGTGGAGTGGTGAATGCGCCGGGCCAGCTCG
This DNA window, taken from Leclercia adecarboxylata, encodes the following:
- a CDS encoding ABC transporter permease produces the protein MSQTLALHPVKKRDAVFLWVFVGWLAFALLPSWSLDYGLLESTGDEILDAYSWSHFNISWLWYLLPTLLLVRPFSEAKREQRSRHYLDAGWALLCMAFVVISATLEGRGLGYATIVLFVALGSIMTLALTRLEWLGGDRFVIGSLIAIVALIGIFIVWPSIAIFIPMFTNDAGEFAPLAFMNVLSQSHIIQVIINSILLCVAVGIGCTFFGLVLAIYTTRIAKRSAIIGRIFSILPIVTPPFVVGLGVTLMMGRSGYITELMVDWFGLTNTNWLYGFTGIWLAQVLAFTPMAFMILDGAIKTIHPSLEEASYTLRASRWQTFNGVFVPLLKPALANAFLIVIVQSLADFSNPLVLGGNFDVLATQIYFYITGSQLDYQAASTLGAFLLLFSLLVFCIQYMWIGKRSYITVSGKSYRGDVQPLPVTLVWSVIALLAVWIAFNALLYGSIFYGSFTVNWGVDYTLTLDNFIKLFGQGMSDGAWPSLLDTLLYAGIAAPITAAFGLLIAWIVVRQQFKGKKTIEFTTMLCFAVPGTVAGVSYILAFNSAPVYLTGTAAIVIISMVMRNVPVGIRAGIAGLGQIDKSLDEASLSLRAGSLRTITHILLPLLRPAILSALIYSFVRAITTVSAIVFLVTPDTRVATAYILNRVEDGEYGVAIAYGSILIVVMLAIIFLFDWLIGEARISRSKAKNQA
- a CDS encoding ABC transporter substrate-binding protein, giving the protein MKTTLLSTLIASGIALATLTGAAQAKGRLVVYCSATNEMCEAETKAFGDKYDVKTSFIRNGSGSTLAKVDAEKKNPQADVWYGGTLDPQSQAGEMGLLQPYKSKNLEQIMEKFRDPAKVKGNLSSAVYVGILGFGVNTQRLKEKNLPVPKCWKDLTKPEYKGEIQIADPQSSGTAYTALATFVQLWGEDQAFDYLKQLNGNVSQYTKSGIAPARNAARGETAIGIGFLHDYSLEKEQGAPLELISPCEGTGYEIGGVSILKGARNEENAKLFVDWVLSKEAQELAWKQGKSYQILTNTTAETSPNSLKLDDLKLISYDMDKYGSTDVRKALINKWVSDVKMGK
- the uhpC gene encoding MFS transporter family glucose-6-phosphate receptor UhpC codes for the protein MQTENAMSALSAEQVTQRYRALRPRLLLCMVIGYAAFYLTRKSLNYVLPALQLDLGLSKSDIGLIGSLFYLSYGLSKFAAGLWHDSKGQRAFMGIGLMATGVLNVLFAFGDSLPLLLFIWTLNGFFQGWGWPPCARLLTHWYSRNERGFWWGCWNTSINIGGAIIPLICAFAAHRWGWQAAMLTPGIISIVLGLWLTTQLRGTPQEEGLPTVGEWRNDPLELRQEQQSPPMGLWQMLRTTMLQNPMIWLLGASYVLVYLIRIALNDWGNIWLAESHGVNLLSANATVMLFEVGGLLGALFAGWGSDLLFSGQRAPMILLFTLGLMVSVAALWLAPVHHYALLAMCFFTVGFFVFGPQMLIGLAAVECGHKQAAGSITGFLGVFAYLGAALAGWPLSQVIERYGWSGMFSLLSIAAVLMGLLLMPLLMAGITASRSHITS